In a single window of the Actinomycetota bacterium genome:
- a CDS encoding alanyl-tRNA editing protein has product MDATETELLYLRDAYLQRFDAIVVDRRDGALALDRTAFYPTGGGQPHDTGMLAGHTVASVTKEGGVVWHALGVEAGADLPAIGEAVVGELDWERRHALMRTHSALHVLCGVIWNEWHVPVTGGNMEPLSARMDFEFDPLPEGFAARVETLVNAELAADRAIEVAFLPRASALDDEDLIRTKVNMIPESVREIRVVDIVGLDKQADGGTHVRSTAEVGRIRVVKTESKGKGNKRIRLEVVNAEAIR; this is encoded by the coding sequence ATGGACGCGACCGAGACCGAGCTGCTGTACCTCCGTGATGCCTATCTCCAGCGCTTCGACGCGATCGTGGTCGACCGCCGCGACGGCGCGCTGGCCCTCGACCGGACCGCCTTCTACCCGACGGGGGGAGGACAGCCCCACGACACCGGCATGCTCGCCGGCCACACGGTTGCTTCGGTGACCAAGGAGGGCGGTGTCGTCTGGCATGCCCTCGGCGTCGAAGCCGGAGCGGACCTGCCGGCGATCGGCGAGGCGGTCGTCGGGGAGCTCGACTGGGAGCGCCGCCACGCGCTGATGCGTACGCACTCCGCCCTGCACGTGCTGTGCGGGGTGATCTGGAACGAGTGGCACGTGCCGGTCACCGGCGGCAACATGGAGCCGCTCAGCGCGCGCATGGACTTCGAGTTCGACCCGCTCCCGGAAGGCTTCGCCGCGCGGGTGGAGACACTGGTCAACGCGGAGCTGGCGGCCGACCGGGCGATCGAAGTCGCGTTCCTTCCCCGCGCAAGCGCGCTCGACGACGAGGACCTCATCCGCACGAAGGTGAACATGATCCCCGAGTCGGTGCGTGAGATCCGCGTGGTCGACATCGTCGGCCTCGACAAGCAGGCCGACGGCGGGACCCACGTGCGTTCCACCGCGGAGGTGGGCCGGATCCGCGTCGTCAAGACGGAGTCGAAGGGCAAGGGCAACAAGCGGATCCGCTTGGAGGTGGTCAACGCCGAAGCGATTCGATGA
- a CDS encoding EAL domain-containing protein yields the protein MVGEGILGAATPDAARHGSARAPQPLNDAEMLGVLEQLSDLVLVVDPDGTIAWANERAEQRTGWSRAEWLGRSALDLVHPDDVPLVLVSLESMTQRADTGLLIDVRVADAQGGWHHYELRGAPAPGGRITIVARDVTDRRSLELSGDDDARFRAMVHYSAALTILVDGTGHVITANGAITRLLGLDPELVGGRLLTELADDSASPTFGLDLARALLAPRAVIETAFPGPDGHLVHVEFHSVNLLDDPVVRGVILSGHDVTQLVEVRRTLEDLANRDTLTGLANREALARRLEQMLADPTVADESAVLFCDLDRFRPVNELYGHETGDALLVEVAARIRRAVPQDALVARFGADEFVVALSGVGSYGAVASLAARVERMVSGPAQLGRSNVPVRISVGFALTRGRTAEQVLADADASMNVVKSARRGGRAPELLPAARRWIADELPRAIERRELVVHYQPVIRASTRALAGFEALVRWRHPDRGLIPPHGFVAVAEDAGLATALGELVLADAIDLLRATNDSMPQLFVSSNLSSGQLHDPHLPEWIARKLQEAGVPAERMWVEITESAALDQGGDAIVASTEVAVRALEASGVQIAVDDFGTGYASLIHLRRLPANVLKIDRSFVTELATSSADTGIVRSMVVLGQVLGMLVVAEGVETETQANLLEGLGCDFLQGFLFGQATPREDVIESLRR from the coding sequence ATGGTGGGAGAAGGCATCCTGGGCGCCGCCACGCCCGACGCGGCGCGGCATGGCTCTGCCCGCGCGCCCCAACCTCTGAACGATGCCGAGATGCTCGGCGTGCTCGAGCAGCTGAGCGACCTCGTCCTCGTCGTCGATCCCGACGGCACCATCGCGTGGGCCAACGAGCGCGCGGAGCAACGCACCGGATGGAGCCGGGCGGAGTGGCTCGGTCGCAGCGCGCTCGACCTCGTGCACCCCGACGACGTACCTCTCGTGCTGGTGTCGCTCGAGTCCATGACGCAACGCGCCGACACCGGTCTGCTGATCGACGTGCGCGTCGCCGACGCGCAAGGCGGGTGGCATCACTACGAGCTCCGTGGCGCGCCGGCGCCGGGAGGCCGCATCACGATCGTCGCCCGTGACGTCACCGACCGCCGCTCGCTGGAGCTCTCCGGCGACGACGACGCCCGGTTCCGGGCGATGGTGCACTACTCGGCCGCACTCACCATCTTGGTGGACGGCACCGGGCACGTGATCACCGCGAACGGCGCGATCACCCGCTTGCTCGGCCTCGACCCCGAGCTGGTCGGCGGACGGCTGTTGACCGAACTCGCCGACGACTCGGCCTCGCCCACGTTCGGGCTCGATCTCGCCCGGGCGCTGCTCGCCCCGCGGGCGGTGATCGAGACCGCGTTCCCAGGGCCCGATGGCCACCTCGTGCACGTCGAGTTCCATTCCGTGAACCTGCTCGACGACCCCGTCGTCCGCGGGGTGATCCTCTCCGGCCACGACGTCACCCAGCTCGTCGAGGTTCGCCGCACGCTGGAAGACCTCGCCAACCGCGACACGCTGACCGGACTCGCCAACCGCGAGGCCTTGGCCAGGCGGCTGGAGCAGATGCTCGCCGACCCGACGGTGGCCGACGAGTCGGCGGTGCTGTTCTGCGACCTCGACCGCTTCCGCCCCGTGAACGAGCTGTACGGCCACGAGACCGGTGACGCGCTGCTCGTCGAGGTCGCCGCGCGCATCAGGCGCGCCGTCCCCCAGGACGCTCTGGTGGCGCGCTTTGGCGCCGACGAGTTCGTCGTCGCGCTGAGCGGGGTCGGCTCCTACGGAGCCGTCGCCTCCCTGGCCGCCCGCGTGGAGCGCATGGTGAGCGGACCTGCGCAACTCGGGCGATCGAACGTCCCCGTACGGATCTCGGTCGGCTTCGCGCTTACCCGCGGCCGAACTGCAGAACAGGTGCTCGCGGATGCCGACGCGTCGATGAACGTCGTCAAGTCCGCCCGCCGAGGTGGGCGCGCCCCCGAGCTGCTGCCCGCCGCGAGACGGTGGATCGCCGACGAGCTGCCCCGTGCCATCGAGCGCCGGGAGCTGGTCGTGCACTATCAGCCGGTGATCAGGGCCTCCACCCGCGCCCTCGCCGGCTTCGAGGCGCTCGTACGCTGGCGACATCCCGACCGCGGCCTGATCCCTCCGCACGGCTTCGTGGCGGTCGCCGAGGACGCGGGGCTCGCCACCGCGCTCGGCGAGCTCGTCCTTGCCGACGCGATCGACCTGCTGCGGGCGACGAACGACTCCATGCCGCAGTTGTTCGTCAGCTCGAACCTGTCGTCGGGTCAGCTGCACGACCCCCACCTTCCCGAGTGGATCGCGCGGAAGCTCCAAGAGGCGGGCGTCCCCGCGGAGCGGATGTGGGTCGAGATCACGGAGTCCGCGGCGCTGGACCAGGGCGGTGACGCAATCGTGGCGTCGACCGAGGTCGCAGTACGTGCGCTCGAAGCGTCCGGCGTGCAGATCGCCGTCGACGACTTCGGTACCGGCTACGCGTCGTTGATCCACCTCCGCCGATTGCCGGCGAACGTGTTGAAGATCGACCGCTCCTTCGTCACCGAGCTCGCCACCAGTTCGGCCGATACCGGCATCGTCCGCTCGATGGTCGTGCTCGGTCAGGTGCTCGGGATGTTGGTGGTCGCGGAAGGCGTCGAGACGGAGACCCAGGCGAACCTGCTGGAAGGCCTCGGCTGTGACTTCCTGCAGGGCTTCTTGTTCGGGCAAGCGACCCCGCGAGAGGACGTCATCGAATCGCTTCGGCGTTGA
- a CDS encoding [protein-PII] uridylyltransferase → MAQQPILHGFSRREAVLGDHRLRGVGLCRELSAATDAWLAGVFESAVHDVAPSKAVALVALGGYGRAELAPFSDLDLLLLHAGERSIDELARRIWYPVWDAGIKLGHSVATPKQVLQLASSELDTATALLHMRRIAGDAQLVERLHDSATSTWRTRGRARLRELHRRVVERQQANGEVAFLLEPNLKEGYGGLRDVHSIAWAEAAGLQVSKEDRAALDAGQDVLVSVRVALHRHTRRAGEVLHLEDQDAVARACGYRTADALMAAISAAGRTIAWVTDEVWGRVEVEQAPHPPPRLVAPGVELRRGEVHLTDSADPAADPTLVLRVGAAAARLGVRIDREALDRLAELGASFPTPWPAGAVDELVALLLTGHQAIPVLEALDQRGLMVKLLPEWAPVRSRPQRNAYHRFTVDRHLWEATANAAELAERVRRPDLLVLGALLHDLGKGYPGDHTDAGMALVRRIGPRLGLPPEDVEVLVALVQHHLLLPDVATRRDLSDRSTISAVAAAVGSAGVLDLLHALTEADSLATGPSAWGSWKAELVEDLVDRVRVVVGGGDVRDAVWRLFPSPEVLATMAEGRTEVSVTDDRITVVTPDRPGTFSRIAGVLTLHGLGVLDAQAHSDEGGMAASQFRVAVPAHGIDWQPIETNMRRALGGELAIEARLAERAATYRGGRRSSAGDLAPPRVVVDDEASSNASVVEVRAPDRVGVLYRVTKALAELGLDIRHAKVQTLGDEVVDSFYVRTWAGDKLTDPFHRAELERALLHALSDQIGP, encoded by the coding sequence GTGGCCCAGCAGCCGATCCTCCATGGCTTCTCCCGGCGCGAAGCGGTGCTCGGCGATCATCGCCTGCGCGGCGTCGGGCTGTGCCGGGAGTTGTCGGCGGCCACGGACGCATGGTTGGCGGGTGTGTTCGAGTCCGCGGTGCACGACGTCGCCCCGTCGAAGGCGGTGGCGCTCGTCGCTCTCGGCGGTTACGGCCGGGCCGAGCTGGCCCCGTTCAGCGACCTCGACCTGCTGCTGCTGCATGCCGGCGAGCGCAGCATCGACGAGCTGGCGAGGCGCATCTGGTACCCCGTGTGGGATGCGGGGATCAAGCTCGGGCACTCCGTAGCCACGCCGAAACAGGTGCTGCAGCTCGCGTCGTCTGAGCTCGACACGGCGACCGCGCTGCTGCACATGCGCCGCATCGCCGGCGACGCCCAGCTCGTGGAGCGGCTTCACGATTCGGCCACGAGCACGTGGCGAACACGGGGCAGGGCCCGCCTGCGTGAGCTCCATCGTCGGGTCGTCGAGCGACAGCAGGCGAACGGTGAGGTCGCGTTCTTGCTCGAACCGAACCTGAAGGAGGGCTACGGCGGGCTGCGTGACGTCCACTCGATCGCGTGGGCCGAAGCCGCCGGGCTGCAGGTGTCGAAGGAGGACCGCGCGGCGCTCGACGCAGGGCAGGACGTGTTGGTGTCGGTGCGGGTCGCCCTGCACCGTCACACCCGCCGCGCCGGCGAGGTGCTGCACCTGGAGGACCAGGATGCCGTCGCCCGCGCCTGCGGGTACCGCACGGCCGACGCGTTGATGGCGGCGATCTCGGCGGCGGGGCGCACGATCGCCTGGGTGACCGACGAGGTGTGGGGCCGGGTCGAGGTGGAGCAGGCGCCGCACCCGCCGCCGCGGCTGGTGGCGCCCGGCGTCGAGCTACGCCGCGGCGAGGTGCACCTGACCGATTCCGCCGACCCCGCGGCGGACCCGACACTCGTTCTCCGCGTCGGCGCGGCGGCGGCCCGGCTGGGCGTGCGGATCGACCGGGAGGCGCTCGATCGCCTCGCGGAGCTCGGGGCGTCGTTCCCCACCCCCTGGCCCGCGGGTGCGGTCGACGAGTTGGTCGCCCTGCTGCTCACCGGTCACCAGGCGATCCCTGTGCTCGAAGCACTCGACCAGCGCGGGCTGATGGTGAAGCTGTTGCCGGAGTGGGCGCCGGTGCGCAGCCGGCCCCAGCGCAACGCGTACCACCGGTTCACCGTGGACCGGCACCTTTGGGAAGCGACCGCGAACGCAGCAGAGCTCGCCGAACGAGTCCGCCGCCCAGATCTCCTCGTGCTCGGCGCGCTGCTGCACGACCTCGGCAAGGGCTACCCGGGAGACCACACCGACGCGGGCATGGCGCTGGTGCGCCGCATCGGCCCGCGCCTCGGCCTGCCCCCCGAAGACGTCGAGGTGCTGGTCGCTCTCGTCCAGCACCACCTGCTGCTGCCCGACGTCGCGACGCGCCGTGACCTGTCCGACCGGTCGACGATCTCTGCCGTCGCGGCGGCGGTCGGCTCGGCGGGCGTGCTCGACCTGCTGCACGCGCTGACCGAGGCCGACAGCCTGGCCACGGGCCCCTCCGCATGGGGCAGCTGGAAGGCCGAGCTGGTGGAGGACCTCGTCGACCGGGTGCGGGTGGTGGTCGGCGGCGGTGACGTGCGCGATGCGGTCTGGCGGCTCTTCCCCTCGCCCGAGGTGCTGGCAACGATGGCCGAGGGGCGCACCGAGGTGAGCGTCACCGACGACCGGATCACCGTCGTCACCCCAGACCGGCCGGGCACGTTCAGCAGGATCGCCGGCGTACTGACGCTGCACGGGCTCGGTGTGCTCGACGCGCAGGCGCATTCCGACGAGGGCGGGATGGCGGCGTCGCAATTCCGCGTCGCCGTTCCTGCCCACGGCATCGACTGGCAGCCGATCGAGACCAACATGCGTCGCGCCCTTGGCGGTGAGCTCGCGATCGAGGCCCGCCTGGCCGAGCGGGCGGCGACGTACCGCGGCGGCCGGCGCAGCTCGGCCGGCGACCTCGCCCCACCTCGCGTCGTCGTCGACGACGAGGCGTCGTCGAACGCGAGCGTTGTAGAGGTGCGCGCACCCGACCGGGTCGGCGTCTTGTACCGGGTGACGAAAGCCCTCGCCGAGCTGGGGCTCGACATCCGCCATGCCAAGGTGCAGACGCTCGGCGACGAGGTGGTCGACTCCTTCTACGTGCGGACTTGGGCCGGGGATAAGTTGACCGATCCCTTCCACCGGGCAGAGCTGGAGCGGGCCCTGCTCCACGCGCTGAGCGACCAGATCGGCCCGTGA
- a CDS encoding NUDIX hydrolase N-terminal domain-containing protein, with amino-acid sequence MSDASPQDFTRDLIRWSETLAGIARTGLGFTQSLYERERFEEVLHVAADLKAAADEALEVRREKDHFVQEWMESVGEGVPGYVTPKVAVGAIVGDDEGQILLVQRADSGVWLYPTGWADIGYSPAEVALKEVFEETGIECEPVQLLGVIDGLRMGFTRFGMYMLLFHCRATGGELRHHPLETSNVGWFGRDELPWPTAGAQWWGPLAFAAIDGECVPASFDPPRDPIWRAAQSP; translated from the coding sequence GTGAGCGACGCATCGCCGCAGGACTTCACCCGCGACCTGATCCGGTGGAGCGAGACGCTGGCCGGCATCGCCCGCACCGGGCTCGGCTTCACGCAGAGCCTCTACGAGCGGGAACGGTTCGAAGAGGTGCTCCACGTCGCCGCCGACCTGAAGGCGGCTGCCGACGAGGCCCTAGAGGTGCGCCGCGAGAAGGACCACTTCGTGCAGGAGTGGATGGAGTCCGTCGGCGAGGGTGTGCCCGGCTACGTCACCCCCAAGGTGGCCGTCGGCGCGATCGTCGGCGACGACGAGGGACAGATCCTGCTCGTGCAGCGCGCCGACTCGGGGGTGTGGTTGTACCCGACCGGCTGGGCCGACATCGGCTACTCACCCGCGGAGGTGGCGCTGAAGGAGGTGTTCGAGGAGACCGGCATCGAGTGCGAGCCAGTGCAGCTTCTCGGCGTCATCGACGGGTTGCGGATGGGCTTCACCCGGTTCGGCATGTACATGCTGCTCTTCCACTGCCGGGCCACGGGGGGCGAGCTGCGCCATCACCCGCTCGAGACGAGCAACGTCGGATGGTTCGGACGTGACGAGCTGCCCTGGCCCACCGCCGGCGCCCAGTGGTGGGGGCCGCTCGCGTTCGCCGCGATCGACGGCGAGTGTGTGCCCGCGTCGTTCGACCCGCCGCGTGACCCGATCTGGCGCGCTGCTCAGTCGCCGTGA
- a CDS encoding PAC2 family protein, producing MPSTEHVRWIDRPELRHPAVVAAFTGWNDAGEAASGAVQHLVERWGARALAEIDPEEFTDFATVRPHVRLTEDRTRHIVWPTVGLWSVSTPGADVILVLGPEPALRWRLFTDQIVGVAEAYRASMVLTLGALLADVPHRSHVQVIGTASDQAMIDRYDLQRSRYEGPTGIVGVLHQACTSAGLASASLWAAVPAYASQVPSPKAAAALIERAATLVGSPAPLAELLAEVDEYETRVDSLVDDDEDLAGYVRRLETMSDDDDDDDRELADYNADYAVDDDDLDADEDSGDERSLMDEIEGFLRDQRDGHGD from the coding sequence ATGCCCTCTACGGAGCACGTTCGCTGGATCGATCGGCCCGAGCTGCGCCATCCGGCCGTGGTCGCCGCGTTCACCGGCTGGAACGACGCCGGCGAGGCCGCCAGCGGTGCCGTGCAGCACCTCGTCGAACGCTGGGGCGCCCGCGCCCTGGCCGAGATCGACCCGGAGGAGTTCACCGATTTCGCCACGGTCCGCCCCCACGTGCGCCTCACCGAGGACCGGACGCGCCACATCGTGTGGCCGACCGTCGGTTTGTGGAGCGTGAGCACACCGGGGGCCGACGTGATCCTGGTGCTCGGGCCCGAGCCCGCCCTGCGTTGGCGTCTGTTCACCGACCAGATCGTCGGCGTCGCCGAGGCGTACCGCGCGTCGATGGTGCTCACCCTCGGCGCCCTGCTCGCCGACGTCCCCCACCGCAGCCACGTGCAGGTCATCGGTACCGCCAGCGACCAGGCGATGATCGACCGCTACGACCTGCAGCGCAGCCGCTACGAAGGCCCCACCGGCATCGTCGGCGTCCTGCACCAAGCGTGCACGAGCGCCGGTCTCGCCTCGGCAAGCCTGTGGGCCGCGGTGCCGGCCTATGCGTCGCAGGTGCCCTCGCCGAAGGCCGCCGCAGCCCTGATCGAGCGGGCGGCCACCCTCGTCGGTTCCCCCGCACCGCTCGCCGAGCTGCTCGCCGAGGTCGACGAGTACGAAACGCGCGTCGACTCCCTCGTCGACGACGACGAAGACCTCGCCGGCTACGTGCGCAGGCTGGAGACGATGTCCGACGACGACGATGACGACGACCGTGAACTCGCCGACTACAACGCCGATTACGCGGTCGACGACGACGACCTCGACGCGGACGAAGACTCAGGCGACGAGCGGTCGCTGATGGACGAGATCGAGGGCTTCCTGCGCGACCAGCGCGACGGTCACGGCGACTGA
- a CDS encoding VOC family protein yields MPTTPRWTHVALPVNDISASVAWYESFTPLRALDVRRDGDGDAAWLGHPEPTDTPFILVLVSFDATKGTPQRQLGPFGHLGIELPTKAEVDAVAERARAAGCLEWEPAWWPPPVGYVCSALDPDANLVEFSFQQGVEDKVHEVWGRPTEQ; encoded by the coding sequence GTGCCCACGACCCCGCGCTGGACCCATGTCGCGCTGCCGGTGAACGACATCTCGGCCTCCGTCGCGTGGTACGAGTCGTTCACGCCCCTCCGCGCGCTGGACGTCCGTCGCGACGGAGACGGAGACGCCGCCTGGCTCGGCCATCCGGAACCGACCGACACTCCGTTCATCCTCGTGCTCGTCAGCTTCGACGCCACGAAGGGGACGCCGCAGCGTCAGCTCGGCCCATTCGGCCACCTGGGCATCGAGCTGCCCACGAAGGCCGAGGTCGACGCGGTGGCTGAGCGGGCCCGTGCCGCGGGTTGCCTCGAGTGGGAGCCCGCTTGGTGGCCGCCCCCTGTCGGCTACGTGTGCAGCGCTCTCGACCCGGACGCCAACTTGGTGGAGTTCTCGTTCCAACAAGGTGTGGAGGACAAGGTGCACGAAGTCTGGGGAAGGCCGACCGAGCAATGA
- a CDS encoding GNAT family N-acetyltransferase gives MRIEVADAAGPELVEAFGRLVRQLSRSSAPPTPDELSEMVDSAASDVLVAYDGDSICGTLTLVTFRIPTGVRAWIEDVVVDEAVRGKGVGEALNRFAIELARQKGAKTVDLTSRPSREAANRLYRRLGFVQRDTNVYRFDL, from the coding sequence GTGCGCATCGAGGTGGCAGACGCAGCCGGTCCCGAGCTCGTCGAGGCCTTCGGACGCCTCGTTCGCCAGCTCTCCCGGTCGAGTGCCCCGCCGACGCCGGACGAACTGTCCGAGATGGTCGACTCTGCGGCGTCGGACGTGCTCGTCGCGTACGACGGCGACAGCATCTGCGGCACGCTCACGCTCGTCACGTTCCGTATCCCCACGGGAGTGAGGGCGTGGATCGAAGACGTAGTTGTCGACGAGGCGGTGCGCGGCAAGGGAGTGGGCGAAGCACTGAACCGCTTCGCGATCGAGCTCGCCCGGCAGAAGGGCGCGAAGACGGTCGATCTCACCTCGCGTCCCTCACGCGAGGCCGCCAACCGCCTGTACCGGCGTCTCGGGTTCGTCCAGCGCGACACCAACGTGTATCGCTTCGATTTGTGA
- a CDS encoding glycoside hydrolase yields MTAEELLLLPRPRSLDLSGGEWAGEDVRYHRADSVPREGYRVEAGPAGVDVVHADAAGRRHADALLDQVRSQCGGRLPCLLAEDHPSLAVRGYMLDVSRDRVPTRATLERLVALLALARFNHLELYVEHTFAYQGEDAVWGEASPLDADDLRWLDAICAAAGIELVANQNTFGHMERWLKSPGHAGRAECPGGVELVPGLTLPPMMLAPTPANAEFAVRLVREQAACLTSRTVNIGCDEVFELGRGASAAAVTSRGKGAVYAEHLSRIVAPLVAEGRPVLFWGDILRSHPDLVATLPAGDLTALAWTYEAPGSLDRMPELPAAVASIVDALGVDLGGHNGFEANVAPFVDAGFPYWVCPGTSSWNSLVGRIDNAVANILDAARVGVARGATGLLLTDWGDNGHLQPPAISFGPIVYAGAVAWCPESNADLDLAAVLDTYVFADDERVLGGALDRLGTLWGKTGKRSFNGSPLQAALCPFQFHFVSGDSDPDAVAAVVAEIDAVIGELPRARPGCVDGEQVVAELTTAAGLARHGAWRLLGAAGRPVCDNTALDADLTGLIEAQEAAWLARSRPGGLSDSLDHLRRTLRSYGS; encoded by the coding sequence GTGACAGCCGAAGAGCTGCTCCTGCTGCCCCGTCCGCGCTCGCTCGACCTCTCGGGCGGCGAGTGGGCGGGTGAGGACGTCCGCTATCACCGTGCCGACTCGGTGCCGCGGGAGGGTTACCGGGTGGAGGCCGGTCCGGCTGGCGTGGATGTGGTCCACGCCGACGCCGCCGGCCGTCGCCACGCCGACGCGTTGCTCGACCAGGTGCGGTCCCAGTGCGGCGGACGGCTGCCGTGCCTGCTGGCCGAGGACCACCCGAGCCTCGCCGTGCGGGGGTACATGCTGGACGTCAGTCGCGATCGGGTGCCGACCCGGGCCACGCTCGAACGGCTGGTGGCGCTGCTCGCCCTGGCCCGCTTCAACCACCTCGAGCTGTACGTCGAGCACACCTTCGCCTACCAGGGTGAGGACGCGGTGTGGGGCGAGGCGTCGCCGCTCGACGCCGACGACCTGCGGTGGCTGGACGCCATCTGCGCGGCGGCGGGCATCGAGCTGGTCGCCAACCAGAACACGTTCGGGCACATGGAGCGGTGGTTGAAGTCGCCGGGCCACGCCGGCCGTGCCGAGTGTCCGGGCGGTGTCGAGCTGGTGCCCGGTCTGACCCTGCCGCCGATGATGCTGGCGCCTACGCCGGCCAACGCCGAGTTCGCCGTGCGGCTGGTGCGTGAGCAGGCCGCGTGCCTCACGAGCCGCACCGTGAACATCGGCTGTGACGAAGTCTTCGAGCTCGGGCGGGGCGCCAGTGCCGCGGCGGTCACCTCGCGGGGCAAGGGCGCCGTGTACGCCGAGCACCTCTCCCGCATCGTCGCTCCGCTGGTCGCCGAGGGCCGTCCCGTGCTGTTCTGGGGCGACATCCTTCGCTCGCACCCCGATCTGGTGGCCACACTGCCTGCCGGCGATCTCACGGCGCTGGCCTGGACCTACGAGGCGCCCGGCTCACTCGACCGGATGCCGGAGCTACCGGCCGCGGTGGCGTCGATCGTCGACGCGCTCGGCGTCGACCTCGGCGGCCACAACGGGTTCGAGGCCAACGTCGCTCCGTTCGTCGATGCCGGCTTCCCGTACTGGGTGTGCCCGGGCACGTCGTCGTGGAACTCGCTGGTCGGGCGGATCGACAACGCCGTCGCCAACATCCTCGACGCCGCCCGCGTCGGGGTGGCCCGAGGTGCGACGGGACTTCTGCTCACTGACTGGGGCGACAACGGCCACCTCCAGCCGCCGGCGATCAGCTTCGGCCCGATCGTCTATGCCGGTGCCGTTGCCTGGTGTCCGGAGTCGAACGCCGACCTCGACCTGGCGGCCGTCCTCGACACCTACGTGTTCGCCGACGACGAACGCGTGCTCGGCGGCGCCCTCGACCGGCTGGGCACCCTCTGGGGGAAGACAGGGAAGCGCAGCTTCAACGGCAGCCCGCTGCAGGCCGCCCTTTGCCCGTTCCAGTTCCACTTCGTCTCGGGCGATTCAGACCCCGACGCCGTTGCCGCCGTCGTGGCCGAGATCGACGCTGTGATCGGCGAGCTGCCCCGGGCGCGGCCCGGTTGCGTCGACGGCGAGCAGGTGGTTGCCGAGCTGACCACCGCCGCCGGCCTTGCCCGTCACGGTGCCTGGCGGCTCCTCGGCGCCGCCGGCCGGCCCGTCTGCGACAACACCGCGCTCGACGCCGACCTGACCGGCCTGATCGAGGCCCAGGAAGCGGCGTGGCTGGCGCGCAGCCGGCCCGGTGGCTTGTCCGACAGCCTCGACCACCTTCGGCGTACCCTCCGCAGCTACGGCAGCTGA